TAGAATATGGACCTGAAGCTTCGATTTCATCTGATGAATCAACATTAGTTGCCGAAAAAATAGAAGAAACTCTTTTAAATCACGGAATCGAAGTTAGAGTTAACCAAATTAAGCCTGGACCAACAGTTACTATGTACGGCCTTACCCCTGGATGGACAAGAAAGACAAGAAAGGCCAAAAAAAATGATGACCAGGATAACAATCAAGAGGAAGAGACTGATAGAGGGACACGAGTAAAAGTAGATAGCATTGTAGCACGAGAAAAAGACTTAGCATTAGCTCTTGCAGCACCTAGCTTAAGAATAGAAGCACCTGTACCTGGAGAATCTATAGTAGGTATAGAAGTACCAAATAAAAAAGCACTAATGGTAAGTCTTAGAAAAACATTAGAACATGAAAAAGTAAATAATATTAAAAGTGAACTAGGCATACCATTAGCTTTAGGCCAAGGATCTAGTGGAGAAGCAACTATTACTGATCTTCGAAAATTGCCACATTTATTGATTGCTGGCTCTACTGGTAGCGGAAAAAGCGTCTGCATTAATACGCTACTAGTTTCTATGATTGCTAAAATGACTCCTGATAAATTACGATTATTACTTATTGATCCTAAGCGAGTAGAACTTACACCTTTTAATGGGATACCTCATTTAATATCACCAGTTGTAGTAGAACCTGATGAGGCAGTTAAATCTTTAAAAGGACTTCTCGAAGAAATGATACGAAGGTATAAAATTCTTGAAGAAATTGGTGTAAGAAATATTGATAGTTATATCAATCACCCTAAGGCATTTGAACCTATGCCTTACTTAGTAATAGCAATAGACGAATTAGCTGACCTGATGATGACTGCGCCTTATGAAGTCGAACAAACACTTACGCGCTTAGCTCAACTAGGAAGAGCAACTGGAATACACTTAATCGTTGCAACACAAAGACCATCTGTAGATGTGGTAACTGGATTAATTAAGGCTAATTTCCCTAGTAGGATTAGTTTTGCTGTTGTTTCTCAAGTCGACTCTAGAACAATTTTAGACTCAAGTGGTGCAGAAAGACTATTAGGTAAAGGAGATATGTTATTTCTATCATCAGACTTCCCAAAAGCACAACGAGTTCAAGGTGCATATTTAAGCGATCAGGAAATAAACAAACTAGTTAATTATTGGTCTTCTCAAGAAGGTCCACCATTACCAGAAATATCATTAGAATTACCAATTAATGATATAACTAATCCAGATTTTGATTCAGGAGACTTCCCTAAAGACGAACTATTTAGTAAGGCTTCAGAATTAGCAGGAAGATACTCACATATATCTACTTCACTACTTCAACGAAAGTTACGTATTGGATATCCACGAGCTGCTAGATTAATTGATCAACTAGAAGATGCTGGGGTGATTGGGCCAGAAGAACCAGGAAAATCCAGAGAAGTACTTATTCAATCTTAGTTAGGAAGCTTTACTACTTTTCCTTCTGGATTAAGAAAATGAGTTTTAGCTGTTTTATTATTATTTTTTTCTATCACTTCATTTAAAGCACTTACAGCTAATTCCTTATCGATAGAAATTATCGTCCCTAAAGCAACATATAATACATCTACAGCTTCATTTGCAACATTATGAATAGATTCAGATTCTAAAGCCACTTTAAGCTCATCAACTTCCTCAGTTTGGATAGGAATTCTATCAAGCAATTTTTCACGACTATAAGTATCTAATAAATCAAATCTATCATGGAAATCGTATACAGATTGAAATAATTCTCCAACTTTTGCTTTCAATTCTTCTGTATCCACAACTTACTCCTAAATATTTAATACTTTTATTTATTGAAAATTTTTATAATTAATTTGATTATAAAGACATTTGGGTACTCATTACATTATAGATTAAAGAAAGATCAAATTGTACGTATCAGACTTAGAATTAACACAATATCGAAATTTTTCTAATATTCATTTAGAATTTTCACCGGGGCTCTCGATAATTTCTGGCAATAATGGGGAAGGTAAAACTAATCTACTTGAATCGCTTTATTTAATTTCTATAGGAAAGTCATTTCGAGCAAGAAACGATTTTGAATTAATCAAGCACAGATCCCCTGATCAAATAAATAAATTTGTTACACAGACAACTATTCATGGTATAACTAAATTTGCTGATGAAAAAAATAATATTGTCATAGCGCTTCCTTCTGACAATAACCAACATAAAGAAATGAAACTTAATGGAATCAATATATCTGCATCGCAATTAGTTGGCAAAACTCCTACTGTACTATTTACTGCACATGACATGGATATAGTTTTAGGAAGCCCAGGAAAAAGAAGACAATTTTTAGATATATTAATATCCCAAGTGAATCAAGAATATTTAATCAAGTTACAAAAGTATCAACAAATATTAACTCAAAGAAATTCTTTATTAAAATCTATACGAGAACAGCAATCATCTGAAGACGAATTAGTATATTGGAGCGCCAAATTAATCGAATTAGGGACATTTATTATTAATAAACGCAACGATATCATTAGCTTTATTGATAGAGAAATACAAGAAATTCATTCTGAATTTTCACCTAAGGAAAAATTGTCTTTCAAGTATATTCCTTCGGTTAGTATTGAAAATTTTGAAGAAACCTTAAATTCAACCCTAAAACAACAAATCGTAATGGGAATCACTGATATAGGTCCCCATAGAGATAATGTTTTAATCCATATTAATGAAAAATCAGCATATAGTTTTTCTTCTAGAGGTCAAGCAAAAAATATAGTACTTTCATTAAGGTTATCTGAAGCAAAAATAATTCAATCAACTATAAATGTACAACCTATACTACTTCTAGATGATATACTTTCAGAACTTGACGAGTTTAGAAGAAAAAAAATTATTGAAAAAATGCATATATATAATCAATCAATAGTTACTACACCTGAACCTGATTTAATAGAAGCAACGTATGCAAACAACATCATTCATATACGTAATGGAGAAATACTAAAACAATAAGTAAAGAGGAGTATGGTATGCCAAATAATTCCATTAATTTTATGACTATTTCTGAATTATCAGAAAATATTCGTGAAAAAAAACTTTCACCAACTGAGATCGTAAAAGAATTACTAATAACAATTAAAAAATTGAACCCTGCAAACAAATCTTTTTTATATATAGCTGAAGAAGAAAGTATAAAAGAAGCCCAAAGTATCGAAAAAGAAATATCTTCTGGGAACTATAAAGGACCGTTACATGGTATACCTATCGGACTAAAGGATTTGTATGAAACCGATAATATGCCTACAACTTCAGGAAGTATTATTTTCGAAAACTATCAATCAAACAAGAATGCTACTAGTGTTCAAAAATTAATCAATGCAGGTTCAATTATTATTGGCAAATTAAATATGCACCCTTTTGCGTTTGGTGCATTTGGAACCAACTCTGATTTTGGTACACCTCCAAACCCATGGAATACTTCACATATTCCTGGAGGATCAAGTAGTGGTTCCGGAGTAGCTGTTGCATCTGGTATGATTCCAGGAGCTACAGGATCAGACACAGGAGGATCTATAAGAATTCCATCTGCAGTATGTGGAATTGTTGGCATAAAACCAACGTATGGGAGAATTAGTAGATATGGATTAACTCCATTATCATGGTCTTTAGATACTGCAGGCCCAATGACAAGAAGTGTAAAAGATTGTGCTTATATGCTAGAAGCAATGTCAGGGTTTGATACCAATGATGATTCTTCTTCTACAAGAGATGTTCCTCAATTTTCTAAAGCTTTTGATCAAGAAACTCGAAAATTTACAATAGGTATACCCAAAAATCAATATTTTACTAATATTCATTCCGAAGTTGAAACAAAAGTAAATGAGGCAATAGAAACACTGAAAAAACTTGGTTTTAAAGTAGTAGAAATAGACATCCCCACCCCTGAAGAAGCCGGTAAAATTCAAACTAATATTATCAATCCTGAAGCTGTAGCTTTTCATCAAGACAGGTTACGAAATGATATTGATAGAATAGCACCTGATGTTAGAGCAAGACTCGAATCTGGGGTATTTATTCCAGCAGTAAATTATATTCAAGCACAACGGTTACGAAGACAATTTATTAGCCGCATGGTTGAAAGTATGTCAAATGTAGATGCCTTAATAACACCTACTGAACCAATATGTTCACCCCAAATAGGCCAAACCACAACGACTATTAACAATGAAGAAGTCACCATACAATCATTATTAACTAAATTTACCTCACCATTTAACTTATCTGGATTGCCAGCGATTAGTGTACCTTGTGGTTTCGATACTAAAGGGTTACCAATTGGTCTTCAAATTGTTGGAAAACATTTTGACGAAATGACAATTTTACAAATTGCTCATATATTTGAATCCAATACTGAATGGAATACATTGAAACCATCTTTATAATTAATATAATAACGGATCTAAATTACCTTTCATATTAGATTCATCAGCAAATTTATTGATATTAGCAACTGTAGTATCTTCTACAAATATTCCGTTTTTCATACGATCTTGCTTAGTAATATGTTCAATTTCGCCAGGATAATAAACCCTATCATAGCCTGAAGCTACTTCAGTAGAACTTAAATCCAAAGCAAAATCAGTGACTTCTTGTTTAAAAACTTCGAGATCTCTAAAGGCTTCAACATTCATTACAATCATTAAACAACCGTCATTATGAATTCCATCTTTTGAAACCCCAAATCCTAACCCAGTGAGTATTCCTGAAAATGTTTCTACCGCTGCAGAAAGGCCATATCCTTTGTGACCTTGATCAGCTCCTAAGGGTAAAATTGCACCACCCTGACTAAAATCATTTGGATCATTTGTTTGATTTCCGTCTTTATCCAAAATCCAACCAAATGGAATATCTTTTCCTCTACTTCTAGCTAAGTTAATTTTACCTGCAGCAACTGATGATGTAGCCATATCTACAAACATAGTTCCCTCAAGGTTACTTGGAAATGCTATACAGATAGGATTTGTACCTAATTTTCTTTCTTTACCTCCAAATGGAACAACCATTTTAGGCCCTCTGCCTGAATCTGCGGTCATAATAGCTATCATACCTTCTTTTGCAGCCATAAGAGGATAACTTGCTACTCTTCCTACATGGCTTTGTTGCACTACTGTAATAGCAGCTATATTATCTTCACGAGCTTTCTTTATAGCCAATTTCATAGCAAAATCAGATACATAATATCCAAATCCCCAATTCCCATTGATTCGTGCTGTTGTACGAGATTCATTATTTACTTCTATTTCTGCGCCTGGCTTAATATGTCCACGTTGAATTCGATCTATATAAGTAGGAATTTGAATTACTCCATGAGAATCATGGCCAACTAGATTAGCCTCAACAGAGTGTTCTGAAATAAGTGTAGCCTCATCTTCACTTGCTCCATATGATTGCATTAATTGTGAAATAAAATTTCTTAAGTCATTATGGTTTATTAAAGGCATTTCTATCTCCTTATCTCATATAATTAAGAATAACTATATTCATCTTCTGGGTAAGTTTGTATATTATACTCATTATCATAAATTTTTATATAGGAAGAAATGTACAAATATGAAAATCACAAATATAGAAACATTTTTAGTTGATTCTGGATGGTGGCCATTTTTATTTGTAAAAATTGAAACTGATGAAGGAATAACTGGATATGGAGAATGTACTGAAACTAGACAACCGCATGGAGTTGTAGGATCTATTGAAGATTTTTCAAAGCTATTAATTGGCAAAGATCCTCGTTCGTTTGAAATGCTTTTATTGGACTTAAAACGAATTTCTATACAAAGTAGGGGTGGAATAGCATACAAAGCTATTTCAGGAATTGAATTAGCTCTATTAGATATTAAAGCTAAGTCTTTAAATATTTCTGTAGTTGAATTATTTGGAGGACCAACGCGCGAACATGTACGATTATATTGGTCTCATTGTGGAACATATCGTGCAAGAAATTATGAGTTATGTAATACACCTCCTTTAGAATCACTTAAAGATATTTATAACCTTGGTAAAGAGGTTATAGAAAAGGGATATACTGCCCTTAAAACTAATATCATTATTCCTGGCAAACCCGCTCAAACTTGGGGAGGTGGATTTGCAGGTCCAATAGGCAGTACTGATGGTGTAATTCCAAAAGATATATTGACTCATCTTGACAATCAAATTGGAACATTCCGTGACGCAGTTGGAGAAAATATAGATATTAATTTGGATCTTAATTTTCATGTAAAACCCGAGAGTGCCAAACGTATAGCAGATGTGGTAGAAAAATATAACCTCATGTGGTTAGAAATCGATATGTATCAACCTGAAGCGCTACGTGAATTGAAAGATTCGATTAATATTCCCATTTGTTCAGGAGAAAATTTATTATTTATGCAAGAATACTTACCATATTTTCAAGCTCGATCTGCTGATATATTTATGATTGATGTACCATGGATGGGGTTTTCTCAAGGTAAAAAAGTAGGAGACTTAGCTGAGACATTCCAGTTTAATGTTGCTCCACATAATTACTATAGTCATCTTTCAAGCTTTATTAGTGCAAGTTTATGCGCAGTTTTACCTAACATAAAAATTATGGAAATTGATGTTGACCAAGTATCTTGGAAGGATGATTTGGTTACGAATGTACCAGAAATTACTGATGGATATATGAAAACACCTTCAGGAATAGGATGGGGGACCGACTTAAATGAAGATGCTTTAAAAGAACATCTTTGGGATAAATAAGAAGCTTTACACACTTAATCAGGGGCTTGAACTACCTCAACTCGCGACTTGTCGTATGGTGTTTGTATAAATGCCAACAAAGCACCTTCCGGAGTTTCTAATGGTTCCTCCAACACTATTGCGCCTAATTTTTGCAAACGTTCTAATTCTTCTTTCATATTGGGAACATAAATTCCAAAATGTTCCAACCCCTCATGCACACCAGAACCAATTTCCGGTAGTGTTTCATTAGACCTAGCACCTGATATATTTACTCTTGTTCCGTCCTTAGATTCAGTAACAATAAAATAGTCCATTAATTTAGTATTAAAATCCCTTACACTTCTACTTATAATTTTGAAACCAAATGCTTCAGCGTACCATTCTGCGACTTTATCTGGATCATCTGTTTTTATATGTATATGATTAATCATATATGACATACCAAACCCCTGGTATTAAATAAAAAAACTATTCTACTTCCAAGCTAACAATAACTGCAGCATTAGCAATAATAGTTACATCATTTCCATCTGGGCTAGGAACGTTTAACCCACCCTGAACGACATTAATTGATTTCATTCCATATGGTAATACGGACAAAACTTCATCCCCGTTAACCTGGTCAGGTTCAGGAACAGCAATTGTAACATCTACATACATTGAATTAGCTCCATCTGCAAAAATACCTGGGAAAGAAACACTATTATGCCATAATGCGTCTCTGACTGCCCTTTGGGCAGCTTTGGTATAATCTTTACCATGCAAATCTGTACCCATTCCCATTTCTAATAAACATCTTTTTTTTGCCATTATATTCTTCTCCATTCTAAACCTATAACTTCTAACATAAGTTTGATAATCATAACAAAAATTAAATCTAACTTATATATAGGTTCATTATGATAAATACGATATTTGACAAAAGAATTATTAAACTAAATACTTATTGTCTTATACTTATAATTTCTGTAACTTTATTAAGGTATAAAAATGACAATAAAACATCTACTTAGTATTAATGATTTGAATGGTTCTGAAATATCATCAATAATTACTCGAGCCATTTCTAGCAAACCTATGCCTTACAATAATCTATTAGAAAATGAAACAGTAGGAATATGGTTTGAAAAACCATCTTTGAGAACCCGGTTGAGTTTTGAAATCGGAGTTAAGCAACTAGGTGGTACTACTATTTATCTAGATAAGGACAACATCGGTGTGGGGTCAAGAGAACCAATCAGAGATGTAGCTAATGTAATATCTCGATATATTTATGCGTTTATTGCGCGTACTTTTGCACATAGTACCCTAACTGAATTTGCTAAATATTCAACAATTCCGATTATTAATGCTTTGTCAGACGAAGAACACCCATGTCAAACTCTTGCTGATTTAGTAACGATACAAGAAAAATTCGGTACATTGAAGAATATTACTATTGCATATATTGGAGATGGTAATAATGTAGCTAGAAGTTTAGCTTGTGGTGCTTATCAGATTGGGATGCCCTTTATATCTTCATCTCCGGAAGAATACAAATTAACAATTGATAACGAAAAAATTAACCAATCGATAATTCATGAAATAAATCCAAAAAAAGCTATGTCAGCTGCAGATGTTATATACACTGATGCCTGGACAAGTATGGGACAAGAAGCAGAATCAGAAATACGAAAAAAGGCATTCCAAAAGTACCAAATAAGCGTAGAAGATTTGAACTCTGCAAAAGATAACGCAATATTAATGCACCCATTACCGGCTCATCATGGTGAGGAAATTTCACAAGATCTTTTATATCACAAAAAATCAGTAGTTTTTGATCAGGCAGAAAACAGACTTCATGCTCAAAGAGCAGCAATGGAATATTTATTTAAATAATAGAGATTAATATTATGAACACTCCAATTGTAGCTATTGTAGGAAGGCCTAATGTAGGAAAGTCCACTCTCTTTAATCGTTTAGCTGGTAAAAAAGTTGCTGTTATAGCAGAAGAATCAGGAACAACAAGAGATCGTATAACAACTCCTGTAACTATTGAAAATAAACGTTTTTTATTAACAGATACTGGTGGAATTGGCATTTCTGTTAATTCAGATGTATTACAATCTGAAATTCAGGCACAAGCTGAATTTGCAATAGATATAGCTTCAGTGATTTTATTTGTCACTGATGTTAATGAAGGCCCCACACCAGTTGATCAAGATTTAACTAATCTACTAAGAAAAACTAAAACACCCATAATTTTAATTACAAATAAAGCTGACACACCAAAATCAGAATTATTATCAAACGAATTCTATACTCTAGGAATTGGTTCTCCTATATCTATAAGTGCTTACCACAACCACGGCATTAATGATCTAAAACAATCAATTATTGAATTAATACCACAAAATCAATTGAATAGTGAATTAGATAAATCCTCCATATCACTTTCAATTATAGGACGTCCAAATGTTGGCAAATCCACACTGGTTAATACAATCACACAAGAATCTCGGTCAATTGTTTCCCCAATTCCTGGTACTACCCGAGATGCAATAGATACCTTATTTGAGTATAAAAATACATCCATAAATCTTATTGATACTGCAGGTATTAGAAGAAGAGGTAAAGTGGAACCAGGTATAGAACAATTTTCAGTTATTAGATCTGAACAGGCAATAGAAAGATCTAATATAGTCTGCATACTTCTCGATGCTGAAGAACCAATTACGGCTCAAGATACCCATGTTGCCGGACTTGCAGTCGAATCATTTAAAGGAGTAATTATAGCCGTAAATAAATCTGAATTACTTTCAGATGAAGAAAAAGAAGAACTAACATATGCAGTAAATTCTCATTTTGGTTTTGCTCCATATGCGCCTATCTTTTTTATATCTGCAAAAGAAAATACTGGAATAGAAGATATTTTAGATACTGTTTTAATAATTCATGAAGAAAGAATGAGAAGAATTGAACCATCTATGTTATCAAATTTAGTATGGGATATTGTGGGTTCTCATCAAATACCTCATAAGGGTAAACGATCTTTAGTCATTAGAAGCGTTATTCAAGACAATATAAACCCTCCAACTTTCAAATTTAAGGTTAATGATACAAATCTTATACATTTTTCTTATAAACGATATATTGAAAACCAAATGCGAAAAGAATTAGATTTCCAATGGACACACCTTAATTTAATTTTTTACTAAGGTAACGACATGAATCAAGAAATGATACTAATTATAGTACCCATAACTTACCTCATAGGCAGTATTCCAGTAGGTTTAATCATTGGAAAACTCAAATCGGGCATAGACATAAGAAAACATGGAAGCCAATCAACAGGAGCTACTAATGCATTAAGAATACTTGGTACAAAATCAGCTATATTAGTACTAATTCTAGATTTTCTGAAAGGGGCAATCCCTATTTTTTACATAATGCGAATAGATGAAATTAATTCCAACAATGCACCGCTTATAGCAATAAGTGGTATTGCTATAATTATTGGACATAATTGGCCTATTTTTGCTGGCTTTAAAGGGGGGAAAGGTGTTGCATCGGCTGTAGGAATTGCTTCAGTTTTAAATCCTCTTTCAGCACTAGCTGCTATTTTAACGTTTTTACCAATATTAATTACCACAAGGTATGTATCCCTTGGATCTATTTTAGGGGCAATAGTTGCAATGATAATTCTTGTCATACAATCTATTTCAATAATAAATGATTACAATTATATATACGCTTTGGTTGTCGGTCCCTTATTAGTAATCAAACATCATGAAAATATCCATAGGTTACTAAACGGAAATGAAAGAAAATTTGGAGAAAAAGAGTGATAGAAAAACATAATAAGGTATCTGTTATAGGTACAACAAGTTGGGGCATAACTCTGGCTTGCTTAATTGCTAGTAAAAATATACCTGTAAATATATGGGCAAGAACAGAAAGTGAAGCTCAAATAATTCAAAATGATAGAGAAGATAAAAAACATTTACCAGGTATAATGTTCCCCAATAGTATAACAATCGATCATGATTTGGGTTCAGTTTTAGAAAATTCTAAATACATCCTGCTTGCAGTACCTTCACACACCTTCAGGAATAATATGATCAATCTCTCAAATTATATTAATGATAGTCATGTTATTGTTAGTGCTACAAAAGGGATAGAAACTGAAACTAATAAACGTATGAGCGAGATTGCATCAGAGTATATTAGTAATGACCAAAATACAACCTTTTCAGTTCTATCTGGCCCTAACCTTGCAAAAGAAATCGCAAATGGTCTTCCTGCCTCTTCAGTAATAGCAAGCCTAAGTGATAAAACAGCACAAGATATTCAAAATTTACTCACCACAAAAACTTTTCGAGTTTATAGAAGCTCAGATGTAACAGGTGTAGAATTATGTGGTTCTTTAAAAAATATAATAGCAATAGCTGCAGGGATAGTAGATGGGCTTAATTTTGGTAATAACGCTAAATCTGCTCTAGTAACAAGAGGTCTCGCTGAAATAAAACGCTTTGCAATGGCCCACAATGCCCAAGAAACAACGTTTTATGGTCTTGCAGGGATTGGTGACCTTATGACTACTATATCAAGCTCCTATAGTCGAAATAGATATGTTGGAGAACAATTGGCAACAGGAAATAATATCAATTCTATTACTAAAAACATGACAAATGTTGCAGAAGGTATAAACACTACACAAGCAATATATTCAATATCTCAATCTAAAAACATAGAAATGCCTATTACTTCTATGGTACACCGAATTATATTCGAAAACCTTACCCCGATGGCTGCGTTTTCTGAATTAATGGAAAGAGAACTCACAGCTGAGTAAAATATGCTAGATCAAATTACAATAATTACTATATTTTTTGGCTCACTTTTCATAGGGTTTTCCGGAGCAGCATCACCAGGACCACTGCTTGCGCTATGTATCAAAGGAACTTTACATAGTGGCTGGAAAGCAGGTCCTCTCATTGCAATAGGCCATTCTATACTAGAGTTATTTGTAGTTATTGGTATATCAATAGGTATTAATCAATTATTTGATTCGGATATTATAGCAAAGATTATTAGTTTATTTGGCGGGGTTATGCTCATCATTTTAGGCTTACAAACGATAATTTCTAATAAAGTAGTTGATATAAATAATGCACAGCAAGAATCCCTTCTAAACTCCAAAACCTTACTCTTGCAAGGTGCTTTAGTAAGCCTAAGTAATCCATATTGGTTTATTTGGTGGGTGACTATAGGCGCAACCTTAATTGTAAATTCTTCTGATCATGGTATTTTAGGAGTTTCCAGTATGTATATCGGGCATATACTTGCTGATATATTTTGGTATACCGCAGTATCTTTAATACTAGTCTCAGGTATCAAATTCCTATCAAATAAAATTTATAACTACCTTTTATTATCCTGTGGTATATTTCTTTGTCTTATGGGAATTTATTTTATTTATTCATTCTTTAATATCTAAATATGAGAAAAAACTCCTAATGCCCAATCCCCTGAAGATATAAAACTGGTTGTCTCAAATCCTAACTTTTTAAACGTAGTTTCTACATCAGAAAAAAGTTCTAATAAAATACCTGAAGTAATTATTATTCCATTGGGTTTTAAGTGTGAACTTATAAAAGGTACTAAATTAACAATTATCTGCGCTGTGATATTAGCAACAATCACATCATATTTAAATGAAGTATCAAGATCTTCTAAAACCCCGGTTTGTAGAGTGATATTATCTGATACGCCATTCATTTTGATATTGTTCAAAGCTGAATGGGTTGCATTTTCATCAATATCTATACCATAACAAGATTCCGCTCCAAGTTTAATAGCTGCAATGGAAAGAATCCCAGAACCTGACCCTATATCTAATATAGATTTTCCAGATAAATCTTGCCTAGAAAGTTCTTCTAAACACATCCTAGTTGTAGGATGGTGACCGGTGCCAAACGCCATCCCAGGGTCTAAATTTATTACAGTAGGATGATCTTGATCAGGTAATTCTTGCCAAATAGGTTTAATAACAAGTTTATCCAGTATCGGTAATATTGAAAAATGAGTTTTCCATATTTGTTCCCAATAATCTTTATCTACATATTTTTCATCTATAATTGTAGTTTCATGAATTATACTGAGAACTTTTAAACCAACATCTACCATTTCACGTATATTTTGAGACTTAGAATCAACTGGAATGTATGTGTAAACACGAACAAGATCGGAGACTTGAAACATTTCTGAAATTCGTTCACCTTTATCATATAATACAACAGCAAATGGAAGTGAATATTTTCGTAGTAGTTCTGTAAGAGGCTCTATGAGTTCATCTTTTGTCTGGATTGTTAATTCTATCCATTCTTTTGATACAGATGCCACATTTAGCCTTCTTTTGAATCATGAGGTATATCGAGATGATCAGCAAGTTGTTTAAATAATTCCTTCGCTTCTTTGTTCAGTTTTTTCGGGGTACTTATAACAATTTCTACGAGTAGATCTCCTCGACCTTTTCTATTGAGTATAGGTACACCTTCACCTCTTATACGAAACATGCTACCAGTTTGAACACCAGAATCAATTTTTAATTCAATGGTTTTCTCTAAAGTGGGTATTTGAACTATAGTCCCAAGTGCGGCTTCAGGAAAGGATAAATCTAGGGTATAAAGTAGATTAAAATTCTCACGTTTAAAGACTTTATGATTAGAAACTTGTAAAAGTATATATAAATCACCAGCAGCTTGGCCAAAATCTCCAACATCACCTTCTCCTGTGAGCCGAATTCTGGAACCATCATCGACACCAGCTGGTATCTTAATATTTAAATCTCGGAGCTGTCGCTCATAACCGCGACCTTTACAGGGCTTACATGGTGTTTCAATTAATTCTCCTGAGCCATTACATGAAGAACATTCAACAACTTGCATAAATTGGCCAAATAAACTTGATTGACTGCGTTTTATTTGACCCGAACC
The window above is part of the SAR202 cluster bacterium genome. Proteins encoded here:
- the recF gene encoding DNA replication and repair protein RecF (All proteins in this family for which functions are known are DNA-binding proteins that assist the filamentation of RecA onto DNA for the initiation of recombination or recombinational repair.), translated to MKLYVSDLELTQYRNFSNIHLEFSPGLSIISGNNGEGKTNLLESLYLISIGKSFRARNDFELIKHRSPDQINKFVTQTTIHGITKFADEKNNIVIALPSDNNQHKEMKLNGINISASQLVGKTPTVLFTAHDMDIVLGSPGKRRQFLDILISQVNQEYLIKLQKYQQILTQRNSLLKSIREQQSSEDELVYWSAKLIELGTFIINKRNDIISFIDREIQEIHSEFSPKEKLSFKYIPSVSIENFEETLNSTLKQQIVMGITDIGPHRDNVLIHINEKSAYSFSSRGQAKNIVLSLRLSEAKIIQSTINVQPILLLDDILSELDEFRRKKIIEKMHIYNQSIVTTPEPDLIEATYANNIIHIRNGEILKQ
- a CDS encoding amidase, giving the protein MPNNSINFMTISELSENIREKKLSPTEIVKELLITIKKLNPANKSFLYIAEEESIKEAQSIEKEISSGNYKGPLHGIPIGLKDLYETDNMPTTSGSIIFENYQSNKNATSVQKLINAGSIIIGKLNMHPFAFGAFGTNSDFGTPPNPWNTSHIPGGSSSGSGVAVASGMIPGATGSDTGGSIRIPSAVCGIVGIKPTYGRISRYGLTPLSWSLDTAGPMTRSVKDCAYMLEAMSGFDTNDDSSSTRDVPQFSKAFDQETRKFTIGIPKNQYFTNIHSEVETKVNEAIETLKKLGFKVVEIDIPTPEEAGKIQTNIINPEAVAFHQDRLRNDIDRIAPDVRARLESGVFIPAVNYIQAQRLRRQFISRMVESMSNVDALITPTEPICSPQIGQTTTTINNEEVTIQSLLTKFTSPFNLSGLPAISVPCGFDTKGLPIGLQIVGKHFDEMTILQIAHIFESNTEWNTLKPSL
- a CDS encoding Ldh family oxidoreductase, translating into MPLINHNDLRNFISQLMQSYGASEDEATLISEHSVEANLVGHDSHGVIQIPTYIDRIQRGHIKPGAEIEVNNESRTTARINGNWGFGYYVSDFAMKLAIKKAREDNIAAITVVQQSHVGRVASYPLMAAKEGMIAIMTADSGRGPKMVVPFGGKERKLGTNPICIAFPSNLEGTMFVDMATSSVAAGKINLARSRGKDIPFGWILDKDGNQTNDPNDFSQGGAILPLGADQGHKGYGLSAAVETFSGILTGLGFGVSKDGIHNDGCLMIVMNVEAFRDLEVFKQEVTDFALDLSSTEVASGYDRVYYPGEIEHITKQDRMKNGIFVEDTTVANINKFADESNMKGNLDPLLY
- a CDS encoding DNA translocase FtsK; translated protein: IEEHRKNSNQSNYQPIKNKPFIEQKINKTEEKIDTQKKPKRAFIFGKPWAIPEMSLLEYGPEASISSDESTLVAEKIEETLLNHGIEVRVNQIKPGPTVTMYGLTPGWTRKTRKAKKNDDQDNNQEEETDRGTRVKVDSIVAREKDLALALAAPSLRIEAPVPGESIVGIEVPNKKALMVSLRKTLEHEKVNNIKSELGIPLALGQGSSGEATITDLRKLPHLLIAGSTGSGKSVCINTLLVSMIAKMTPDKLRLLLIDPKRVELTPFNGIPHLISPVVVEPDEAVKSLKGLLEEMIRRYKILEEIGVRNIDSYINHPKAFEPMPYLVIAIDELADLMMTAPYEVEQTLTRLAQLGRATGIHLIVATQRPSVDVVTGLIKANFPSRISFAVVSQVDSRTILDSSGAERLLGKGDMLFLSSDFPKAQRVQGAYLSDQEINKLVNYWSSQEGPPLPEISLELPINDITNPDFDSGDFPKDELFSKASELAGRYSHISTSLLQRKLRIGYPRAARLIDQLEDAGVIGPEEPGKSREVLIQS